From Sphingopyxis sp. USTB-05, the proteins below share one genomic window:
- the phoU gene encoding phosphate signaling complex protein PhoU has translation MAVVNDHTVKAFDEDLNRLRGLISEMGGRAEQALLQAMTALNMGDLELAAQVVRDDKKIDALESEVEQLAVQTIALRAPMADDLREMIAALKIVSVVERIGDYAKNIAKRVALMDQTRSIEAIPLLMSMSNIVVELIHDALDSFAARDAELAVRVTVRDKNVDDFYNSIFRTLVTFMMENPKYISESAHLLFVAKNLERMGDHATNIAEMVYYVVTGDHMEERERGETPEGAASAEQEQG, from the coding sequence ATGGCAGTAGTCAACGATCATACCGTCAAGGCTTTCGACGAGGATCTGAACCGCCTGCGCGGACTGATCAGCGAAATGGGCGGGCGCGCCGAACAGGCGCTGCTCCAGGCGATGACCGCGCTCAATATGGGTGACCTCGAACTCGCGGCGCAGGTCGTGCGCGACGACAAGAAGATCGACGCGCTCGAAAGCGAAGTCGAACAACTCGCGGTCCAGACGATCGCGCTCCGCGCCCCAATGGCCGACGACCTCCGCGAAATGATTGCGGCGCTGAAGATCGTGTCGGTGGTCGAACGCATCGGCGATTATGCGAAGAACATCGCCAAGCGCGTCGCACTGATGGACCAGACGCGCTCGATCGAGGCGATCCCGCTGCTGATGTCGATGTCGAACATCGTCGTCGAGTTGATCCACGACGCGCTCGACAGCTTCGCGGCGCGCGACGCCGAACTCGCGGTGCGCGTCACCGTCCGCGACAAGAATGTCGACGATTTCTACAACAGCATCTTCCGCACGCTCGTCACCTTCATGATGGAAAATCCGAAATATATCTCGGAAAGCGCGCATCTGCTGTTCGTCGCCAAGAACCTCGAGCGCATGGGCGACCATGCGACGAACATCGCCGAGATGGTCTATTATGTCGTCACCGGCGACCATATGGAGGAACGCGAACGCGGCGAGACTCCGGAAGGCGCCGCGTCAGCGGAGCAGGAGCAAGGCTGA
- the pstB gene encoding phosphate ABC transporter ATP-binding protein PstB, whose translation MTQDDLTIADPKMKAHGVNVFYGEKQAINDVSIDVGTDLVTAFIGPSGCGKSTFLRSLNRMNDTVASARVTGQIELDGEDIYAPSMDVVQLRARVGMVFQKPNPFPKSIYDNVGYGPRIHGLAPNKADLDVIVERALVRAGLWDEVKDRLQESGTALSGGQQQRLCIARAIAVDPEVILMDEPCSALDPIATAKIEELIHELRGKYAIVIVTHNMQQAARVSQRTAFFHLGTLVEYGKTTDIFTNPKQERTKDYITGRYG comes from the coding sequence ATGACCCAAGACGATCTTACCATCGCCGACCCCAAGATGAAGGCGCACGGCGTCAACGTCTTCTATGGCGAAAAACAGGCGATCAACGACGTGTCTATCGACGTTGGCACCGACCTGGTCACCGCCTTCATCGGCCCCTCGGGCTGCGGCAAGTCGACCTTCCTGCGCTCGCTGAATCGCATGAACGACACCGTCGCCAGCGCGCGCGTTACGGGGCAGATCGAGCTCGACGGCGAGGACATTTATGCGCCCTCGATGGACGTCGTGCAGCTCCGCGCCCGCGTCGGCATGGTGTTCCAGAAACCCAACCCCTTCCCCAAGTCGATCTATGACAATGTCGGCTATGGCCCGCGCATCCACGGCCTCGCGCCGAACAAGGCCGACCTCGATGTAATCGTCGAGCGTGCGCTGGTGCGTGCGGGCCTGTGGGACGAGGTCAAGGACCGCCTTCAGGAAAGCGGCACCGCCTTGTCGGGCGGCCAGCAGCAGCGTCTGTGCATCGCCCGCGCGATCGCGGTCGACCCCGAAGTCATCCTGATGGACGAGCCCTGCTCGGCGCTCGACCCGATCGCGACCGCGAAGATCGAGGAACTGATCCACGAACTGCGCGGTAAATATGCTATCGTGATCGTCACGCATAACATGCAGCAGGCGGCCCGCGTGTCGCAGCGCACCGCCTTTTTCCACCTCGGAACGTTGGTAGAGTACGGCAAGACGACCGACATCTTCACCAACCCGAAGCAGGAACGCACCAAGGATTATATCACCGGCCGCTACGGTTAA
- the pstA gene encoding phosphate ABC transporter permease PstA produces the protein MNRQTAPTDWKGSVMQTRIAKRYAAERRFKLMGLGAVLLSGAFLAFLLFVMVGNGARGFMYTHVAVPVDFKAMPLTIDTSRLGDADADQVIANAGLADIVAFAADEALGTDGSKLISENAWKEVRSAIKDDPELLNAKTVFELPASSEVDIAAKEGAKGALGAKVDALEKDGKLSTGIHWPFFKNADATDPAVAGIWGALKGSVLTIFIAFLIAFPTGVLAALYLEEYAPKNRWTDLIEVSINNLAAVPSIIFGLLALAVFINWFGLCQASPLVGGLTLALMTMPVIVIASRNAIKSVPPSIRDAALGVGASPVQVVFHHVLPLALPGILTGTIIGMARALGETAPLLLVGMRAFIGDVPGGICSPSTVLPMQIFLWSDEVDRGFVEKTSAAIIVLLIVLLSMNAFAIYLRNKFEKRW, from the coding sequence ATGAATAGGCAGACCGCCCCCACCGACTGGAAAGGCTCCGTGATGCAGACCCGCATCGCGAAGCGCTACGCCGCCGAACGCCGCTTCAAGCTGATGGGGCTGGGCGCGGTGCTGCTCTCGGGCGCTTTCCTCGCCTTCCTGCTCTTCGTGATGGTCGGCAACGGCGCGCGTGGATTCATGTATACGCATGTCGCGGTGCCCGTCGATTTCAAGGCGATGCCGTTGACGATCGATACCTCGCGCCTCGGCGATGCCGACGCCGATCAGGTGATCGCGAATGCAGGGCTCGCCGACATCGTCGCCTTTGCCGCCGACGAGGCGCTGGGGACCGACGGATCGAAGCTGATTTCCGAAAATGCGTGGAAGGAAGTGCGCAGCGCGATCAAGGACGATCCCGAACTGCTTAACGCCAAGACGGTGTTCGAGCTGCCCGCTTCGTCCGAAGTCGACATCGCCGCCAAGGAAGGCGCGAAGGGCGCACTCGGCGCGAAGGTCGATGCGTTGGAGAAGGACGGCAAGCTGTCGACCGGCATCCACTGGCCCTTCTTCAAGAACGCCGACGCCACCGACCCCGCGGTTGCGGGCATCTGGGGCGCGCTCAAGGGTTCGGTGCTGACGATCTTCATCGCCTTCCTCATCGCCTTCCCGACCGGCGTGCTCGCGGCGCTCTATCTTGAAGAATATGCGCCGAAGAACCGCTGGACCGACCTTATCGAAGTGTCGATCAACAACCTTGCCGCGGTGCCCTCGATCATCTTTGGCCTGCTCGCGCTCGCGGTGTTCATCAACTGGTTCGGGCTGTGTCAGGCAAGCCCGCTCGTCGGCGGCCTGACGCTCGCGCTGATGACGATGCCGGTGATCGTGATCGCCAGCCGCAACGCGATTAAATCGGTGCCACCGTCGATCCGCGACGCGGCGCTCGGCGTCGGCGCCAGCCCGGTACAGGTCGTGTTCCACCATGTCCTGCCGCTCGCCCTCCCCGGCATCCTCACCGGCACGATCATCGGCATGGCGCGCGCGCTGGGCGAGACCGCACCTCTGCTCCTCGTCGGGATGCGTGCCTTTATCGGCGACGTTCCGGGCGGTATCTGCTCGCCCTCGACCGTGTTGCCGATGCAGATTTTCCTCTGGTCGGACGAAGTCGACCGGGGCTTTGTCGAGAAAACCTCCGCCGCGATCATCGTGCTGCTTATCGTGCTGCTGTCGATGAACGCCTTTGCGATCTATCTTCGCAACAAATTCGAAAAACGCTGGTGA
- the pstC gene encoding phosphate ABC transporter permease subunit PstC, with protein sequence MTFNAAALLLLIAGLALIGWLAGRARSNLLAGRAGEKLHSRPQYHGWYVALWLFAPAALFLAVWSSVSPALITNQVLATEAAQSLPSFGFERGAILSDARSVAEGKQAAVRLPAAAPLVKPYADASHKYAWIGIAAMLALALAGGLYAFTRIKPDFRARTRVEKIVMLFLLLASLVAILTTFGIVLSLLFESIRFFRLVSPAELLFGTEWAPTSGAPQPDTFGGIPLFWGTILIGAIIAMIVAIPIGMMTAVYLTQYAAPTVRKWVKPLLEILAGVPTVVYGYFAALTVAPALREFAVMLGIPNASTESALAAGIVMGVMIIPFVSSMADDSINAVPQAMRDGSLALGATPNETIRQVLIPAALPGVMGGILLAVSRAIGETMIVVMAAGLSANMTANPFASVTTVTAQIVKLLTGDQEFDSAKTLAAFALGLVLFIVTLLLNIVALRIVKKYREAYE encoded by the coding sequence GTGACCTTCAACGCCGCCGCCCTTTTGCTTTTGATCGCGGGTCTCGCGCTGATCGGCTGGCTGGCCGGCCGCGCGCGGTCGAACCTGCTGGCCGGCCGCGCCGGCGAAAAGCTCCATTCGCGCCCGCAATATCATGGCTGGTATGTCGCGCTGTGGCTGTTTGCCCCTGCCGCGCTTTTCCTTGCCGTCTGGTCGTCGGTCTCACCCGCACTGATCACCAACCAGGTGCTCGCGACCGAGGCGGCGCAATCGCTGCCGTCGTTCGGGTTCGAGCGCGGTGCAATCCTGTCCGACGCGCGCAGCGTTGCCGAGGGCAAGCAGGCCGCGGTGCGGTTGCCCGCCGCCGCGCCGCTGGTGAAGCCCTACGCCGACGCGAGCCACAAATATGCGTGGATCGGCATCGCCGCGATGCTGGCGCTGGCGCTGGCGGGCGGACTTTACGCCTTCACGCGGATCAAACCCGATTTCCGGGCACGCACCCGCGTCGAAAAGATCGTGATGCTGTTCCTGCTGCTCGCGTCGCTGGTCGCGATCCTCACGACCTTTGGCATCGTGCTGTCGCTGCTGTTCGAATCGATCCGCTTTTTCCGCCTCGTCTCGCCCGCCGAATTGCTGTTCGGCACCGAATGGGCGCCGACGAGCGGCGCGCCGCAGCCCGACACATTCGGCGGCATTCCGCTGTTCTGGGGTACGATCCTGATCGGCGCAATCATCGCGATGATCGTCGCCATTCCGATCGGCATGATGACCGCAGTCTACCTTACCCAATATGCCGCGCCGACGGTGCGCAAATGGGTGAAGCCGCTGCTCGAGATTCTCGCCGGCGTGCCGACGGTGGTTTACGGCTATTTCGCCGCGCTGACCGTCGCCCCGGCCCTGCGCGAATTTGCGGTGATGCTCGGCATTCCCAACGCAAGCACCGAAAGCGCACTTGCGGCGGGTATCGTGATGGGTGTGATGATCATCCCCTTCGTCTCCTCGATGGCCGACGACAGCATCAACGCGGTACCGCAGGCGATGCGCGACGGATCGCTGGCTCTCGGTGCAACGCCGAACGAGACGATCCGCCAGGTGCTGATCCCCGCCGCGCTTCCGGGCGTGATGGGCGGCATCCTGCTCGCGGTCAGCCGCGCGATCGGCGAGACGATGATCGTCGTGATGGCCGCAGGGCTGTCGGCCAACATGACCGCCAACCCCTTTGCCAGCGTCACCACGGTGACCGCACAGATCGTCAAGCTGCTCACCGGCGACCAGGAGTTCGACAGCGCGAAAACGCTTGCCGCCTTCGCGCTCGGCCTCGTCCTCTTCATCGTTACGCTGCTCCTCAACATCGTCGCGCTGCGCATCGTCAAAAAGTATCGTGAAGCTTATGAATAG